Part of the Fusarium musae strain F31 chromosome 3, whole genome shotgun sequence genome, ACTGATCGGAAGTTTCGATGAAACATCTGCGCCTCTCCGCCCTCAACTGAAAATCACTACCTCTTGAGAACAAGCTGAGCAATGCAAAATGTGATCATGAGCCACACCGCATCAACAGATCGTCTCCGAGATCGACATGGTAATTCCGTCGGTAAAGGCTTTGTCAAAATTATTAAACAATGTGACAATCGACACTCATTCATTCCCTTTGTGACATGACCGTCCTTTTTCCGATGTCACCTCAGTTGTGCTTTTTACAGTAACCTCCTGGCAAGGGTGAGTCTCAGTTGGACGACTGGCAGCTCgatatagtaacttatacTTTACCTCCGACAATCACGGGCCCGATGGAGGCGTTTATACAACAAGATCAGCTGTCGCCCTCTTCCGGCCAGGACACAAGTGACACCGTGCTTGGGAATTCAATCGGCTTTGTGCAAGGATCGAGGTCAAAGGCGTCAATTGTTTAAGGTGATGAACAAGGAAGATAAGCTAGACACAAAAGGCGCCAACGACCGAGGCGGCTACAGCGGAGGCTGATATGCTCCGAGAGACAAAGATGTTGTACAGAACACAGAGATAAGACTTCAATAAGGGGATGATGAACCCGGAGTCGTGCAGACAAGATAATACTTCAGGAGCACCAGCAATGTCACCTTAGGGCTGTCCAACAAGATGCGCTGGCATGAACAAGAATAGGTTAGGATTGGATGGAAtgagatgggatgggatgatTCTGAAGAGGGTCAAGATCTAACTGTATCTTATTTGTGTAGGTAGTATTGGAAACCCACTGGCGAATTGTCGTTATCGCATAATATTGGCATACAGCTTGAAACACCAAACCCCGGCTCCGAAGCCATGACAGCACAGCAGAAAAATAGGCGATCATAGAGAGAAGGATACGCAAGATGATTTGAGGATCGGTCTGCAGGGATCTGGTACAACTCATCAAGTCTCCAAGAAATGGTCTGCAGATCTGGAGATGTTCTCTTGCTTTTGGTCCTTGCTCTATGTAGGCTTTGCAGGATCAACCTGGGAGTTATCCCCGTGCCGTGTCTATCAAAGTCTATCGTTAATATCTTCAGATGTAGCTGAAGGTGACCTGAGTATCAGGTCAAGCACGTGGCACAGCTAACAAAAGATAAGGTCGATGTCCTGAGACTACGACGGGTAAAGAACCAGTAGCGTGCCGTCCGTCCACTAAAACCCACCTGTAGCGTCAGGGGTTATCTTAGTGCCCGGCagtctctttttcttctgtGGAACCTATCCCGTAGTCCTGGGTCTGAAACATCAAGCGCCCCATCACGACTTTCACTGGCGCGTCgcatcttcaccttcaacCACTTCCTCACCCAATCACTGATGGGAGCTGCTCCGAGTCCACATAACTCCACTGAGTCTTGGCTGGGACAGCAACAGTTCAGCATTATGCTAATCGTAGCGTTGGCGTCCTTATCCTGTCCGGTACCCGTAGCCTGTACCCCTGGAGGGCTTTTCTCGCTATGCCATGTCGTAAGTGGTGCTGGTCGCGGCCATGGCCATGCCCACGTTGGAGGAAACATTCACTCATCAATGGAcgtcaatgcaatgcaagtcATGCATGGGGGAGTTTGGTGTGGGTTTAGGCAAAGAGGCATCCACTTGAGGGCAAAAAGtttgatcttcttgtttgTATGTAGGTAGCTATATAGATCTCCTGGTTCCTTCTCATATCTTATACCCGAGCTGTTGCTTTATTTCATTTCACGCCTCTTCTCTGATTCATTCAAACTCTGAGAGTTGTTGAAAGTTTTTTTCATTTCTGATATTGCTTTCTCCTCCCTCAATGCCATCAAAACCCTTGTTTCCTTAACTTTCATTCTTTCAATATGCATATTCCCTGGGCGGATCTATTTACCGGGACGACTTTCGTTACTTCAGTCAAACCTTCAACTCAAGCTCGAGACGTCACCACATATACTGAGAAGGCAGTTACTGCTATCCAAGTTCTAAATGAAGAATTCTACAATTCTGCCACCGGTGTGTGGGATAATGCTTGGTGGTCGAGTGCAAATGTCAGTCTAGGTCCAGATTTATTTGTTCTAGACACAAAGCTAACAACAACCAGATCATAACCACGCTCTCTGATTTCTCAACTTTACGTCTCGAAGAAGCCAACAAATTAAATATTGGAGGAGTTCTCGCCACAACCTACGAAAACGCTCAAAAGACAACGGTCCATACCATGAAAACAATGACAAACGGCCTCGTGGCTTCTTCCTACTGTATAGACTCCAGCTCAGGTTGTATGATGAAGCGGGGTTTCTTGGGAAAGCGTGGTTTCGACGACTTCCTCAACGAGTTTTACGACGACGAAGGCTGGTGGGCTCTGGCATGGATCAGAGCATCAGATGCAACTGGCAACGACCAGTATCTCGAGGCTGCTgtcgacatcttcaacgaCATGCAGACCGGAACAAACACACCTTGCGGTGGCGGTATAAGGTGGAagaaggagggagaggatggCTCAGGCTACGTCAATGCAATTGCAAACGAACTATATCTCGCAACTGCTGCTTCGTTAGCACGACGTGTTTCAAAGAATAGCACATACCTCGACATAGCCAAGAAGCAGTGGAACTGGTTCTCCGATAGTGGCATGATCAACGAGAAGGGACTTATTAATGATGGGTTGAACGGCGAATGCAAGAATAACGGTCTTCAAACTTGGAGTTACAACCAAGGAGTCATTCTGGGCGCTCTCGTCGAACTTTCGCTTGCCACAGGAGACGACGCTTATACCGATAAAGCACACAAGATAGCCTATGCTGCTATCAAGGAACTTACCAACAAAGATGGTATCCTTATCGAGAGTGACGGTTGTGAGACCAAGGAGGGTCACTGTGGTGCGGACGGACAGCAGTTCAAAGGTATCTTTGTCAGAAACCTCCGATACTTACACACTGTTTCACCAAAGCCCTTGTATCGTCGCTTTATCACCAAGAACGCCATCTCCATTTGGAAGAAGAGCCGCAGCAAAGACAACAAGCTAGGCGTTTCCTGGGCTGGACCTTACATTGATGCCACTGGCCCCTCGCACAGCAGTGCTTTGGATGCTATAGTAGCAGCGATCGCAGTTTCAAACTTATGATTTAGAGCGGGAAAAAGACTGGGCGTCATGGACGGGCAAAAGAACAAACAAGGGATTGGATTTATTGGCGAACCTGGGTTATTTCATTGGGCATAGAGGAACACGGCTTACGAGCATCAGACAAGATAGGGTCTGTGACTCCTGGTTTATCTTATTTGTTAATGGTTGATACCCCTTTAGAGGATTTGGAGGACAGACATGTAGCTGGAGCTATttaaagagaagaaagatatgGGGGCTTGAGGCGCTCATAGACAGACAGGCAGGCAGACATTCTTGATAACTGTAAACATAATCAGTTCGCAAAGTATGACGACACCATAGAATTGAAAGCATCTATTGACCTTTAGGCCCCTTGCGAAACATCGGAGTGATTGAATTTGTATGATTGCTTTCATGAAGTGCGAGTTGAGACTCAAATTGCTGAGGTATTCAGTGGTGTACAGTATGGCCTACCACGACCATTGTCCGCACTGTACTGAATCAAGGACGGTGAGCTTTTGATGCACCAATTTACAACAGCTCTCACTCTCTGCAACCATTTTGCGATCCAGTAGAGTCATAGCAAACTTTCAGTTCAAGTTGAGATAGTTCATGAGAATCAGGCTCATTACTATTGGTTCAGCTCCATCCTCCTCGAATCACTACCATCCAAAACTTGGACCCGCTCATCTCGTTAACTCGTTGCCTTCCCTCGCACAGCATGTTCAAGTAGCAACTTCAGTCCTAATAACAAAAGCTCAAGCAATCTGATTGAGTGGCCCTGTTGATACTGGAGAAATGGACGCACCAGAAGCAGATTTCGATATCAAGCTCCAGAAGATCTCGGCGGATCTTCTAGGAGACTTTGACCGCTCCCTGCCAAATTTCCTCTGGAAGCCGGATGGCCACGGCGGCACAAGAGTACGCTCGCGGGTGCGCGCAAAGGAGATATTCCGACTAACCAACACTGTATGTCATCTTTTACACCAATAGTATATGTACTTACCCTCTTCTTTAGCTCCTAGATCCCTTCCAAGAACTTCCTCAGCTGTTGGATCCCTACCTGCCCAAGTGGATTCCCCTCCTAGCTGAGGCGTTTCTCAAGCACCTCCAAACTCGCTATCGTGGGAAAATACTCTCATCTCGCTCTAAGCTCTTGGTCTCAGTTGAATTTGCTATATGCAAAATCATATACACATTTTGCAAGATCCGCGGCGAAAAGGTCATTGTGCGTTTTCTCAATGTCGAAGCCAAGTATCTAGAGTTGCTCCTCTCTGCCATTGAAGAGTCTGAGCAAACATCCCTTGATGACGTTACCCTTGGAAAATGGTCGTGGGAGGAACGCTATGTTGTTCTTTTGTGGCTTTCGCATCTCTTGCTGGCTCCCTTTGACCTCTCCACCATTTCTTCCGTCGACTTGCAAGATGTTACAGTGCCAGAGATCCCaggtctggtctggcctgAGAATCTTCCTGCCATTACTGTACGTGTGATTCCTCTTGCTATCAAGTACCTTGGTACTCcaggaaaggaaagggacGCTGCAAAGGCTCTGCTGGTGAGAATGTCTATTCGTCGCGATATGCAGCAGCTTGGCGTCCTCAAAAGCCTCATAAACTGGTCCCTTGCTTCTCTACGCCTGAAAAAGGACCAGACGCTACAAAAAACATACTTCTATCTAGGAGTCCTATCGTTCCTAGCTGGTGTGTTGCGCGCATCGTCGGATACATCTGACATGAATCCATATCTTTCGACTATCTTCTATGCTATCCACGAAATATCCACAGGCGAAAATGCGCTGTCTAAAGCGATTGTATCGTTAGCCTTGGCAAGAAAAATGATTCTAAAGGTTATTCGATCTGTGGTTGTTCTGCGCCTTCGCCAGACACCACAAGATATGACCAGCACTGAACTTACAGAGACAGCTATTGGGTATCTACTCGAATCTGTATCTGACAACGATACACCAGTACGGTTCGCAGCAAGCAAGTCTTTGAGCATCATCACTTTGAAATTAGATCCCGATATGGCTTCTCAGGTTGTCGAGGCTGTCCTTGAATCACTGAACCGAAATGTCCTCTGGACAAAACCCGCTGGGGGCAAACCAGTCAGAGACTTGTCCGCAGTGAATAACCTCGAATGGCATGGGCTCATGCTCACACTATCACACTTACTCTATCGAAGATCACCGCCCACTGAACAATTATCAGATATCATCCATGCTCTACTTCTTGGTCTGTCATTCGAGCAGCGAAGTATGTCTGGAGGTAGTGTTGGAACCAATGTGCGAGATGCTGCTTGTTTTGGTATTTGGGCACTCGCCCGCCGATATGCGAGCTCTGAGCTTCTAGCGATTCCTACACACTCCGTATTTGCAGCCAAAGCTCATCCAGCAACAAGCTCGATCCTCCAAGTCCTTGCAACAGAGCTCGTTGTGACTGCTTCTCTGGACCCTGCGGGAAACATCAGACGTGGTGCATCGGCTGCCTTGCAAGAACTTGTTGGGCGACATCCGGACACTGTTGAGCAGGGTATTTGGGTGGTGCAGACTGTTGATTACCACGCTGTTGCACGACGTTCCAGAGCAATCGAAGAGGTTGCCGTAAACGCGACTCGCCTTGCAAGCCAGTATGGCGAGGCCATTATCGACACCCTCCTAGGCTGGAGAGGTATCGGCGACCTTGACGCTGCTTCAAGACGCGTATCTGGTGCCGCCTTCGGAGTCCTTACCTATGAGTTATCGGACACCAAATCCGGAGACTCTCTTGCACGGTTCAAAAGCATTATTCAACTGCTGACTGATCGCCTCAAAACGCTTCAACCTCGTCAAGTTGAAGAGAGACACGGTCTGTTGCTATGCTTTGCCTCTGTTCTGAATAAATTTCCTGCCTTATTTAGCCCAAGCGCAGAAAAGAATAACCTGGTGTTGATTGACGAAATACTATCAACGGTCTCAGGGACGTTGGAGAACCTACAGTCAACGGCTTATCGAAAACCGGAATTGCTCGCTGAAGCCGCAAGCCGCCTAGTCGTTTCAGCGTTGCCTGTTTTACAAGTTTCGGTTCTGGGCGCTGATTCACAGCAATCTCTTTGTCCAGGCCAAGAGCTCCTTCATCCTGGGAATGTGTCAGGCTATTTGGGTCTCGTATTTGCACTCGATTCCTGCGATCAGGACCGAAGTGCGATGGCAGCACGACTGATCTCGGCATTACGCGCCATTATCCCAACTTGGTTGAACCGCAGCGAACAGGAAACAATTGAACCAACTGCTGCTGCATCGTTAGTTCTTCTCATTCTTTCTAAACCCATTGACAGGGAGGCACTCCTGAGTGGATGGGCAGAAACTGTTCAACGTCGCCCAACAAGCAGAACTTCAGTACATGGGACTGGTTACTTTTCTGCACTTACAGTCGCGCAGCCTCTGGTAAGCTCGCCCGAGGATGTGGCCTGCCAGGCGATCCTAGAGCGCTGGGCATGGGATAGCGAAGTTGAGACTCGTGTTGCCATCTTGCAGAGCTTGGCTCAAAGCAATGTTCTGCATAACAAGCCTCTGACTTTTCTACAATTGATCGCTGAGGGTTTGAACGATTATACTACGAATGCCCGAGGAGATGTTGGATCGCACGTCCGTGTGCACGCTCTGAGAGCCGTGAAAACCTTGTGGCATCAGCTTGATGATACAATTGTCCAAGGCGAATGGGAGGAGGCTTCCGTGCAGGCTCTGTTTTTCAGTGTCCTTCGTCTTGCTGCAGAGAAACTCGACCGCGTGCGACCTGAAGCTCAGGCCGCAGTTGCATTGGTTCTAGAAAACGGGTATGTGCCAAGATTTCAACCAGAAACCGAAACAAACAATTGACTTCTCTTAGCCACGCGAAGCACTTCCGCGAACTCGCTTTCTCTTCCAGGGCCTACTTCGAGAATCTCCTTAAGCTTCAGGCGGGCGGTTGTCTTCGCCCATTGCTTGGCGATATGGCTAAAGGAAACACAGAGAAATGGATCACAGAACTGATGTCTGGGTTTGTAGGATCTGCAGACACGGGCAACGAGGACCTTGTCATTGCTAGCCGAGCAGCGCTCTGCGACTTCTGCGAGGCCAGCCACGAGAACCTAGACCTTATCTGTCATGCGATGTTACAGAATCTTAAGTCCCGACAGGGCCAGGATAGGGTGATCGTGCCAACCCTAGAAATCATTGCATTCCTTTTCCAGATGCACCTCTTCCAGAAAAGCAGTGTCAACCTTCGTAGCTTGTGCTTGCAGACACAGAAGGCGAGTTACAAAACAGGCAACGTCCGAAAGCTCGAGGCATGCACCAAAGTCTATTGCGGTATTGCGTCAATGGCTGGCCAGGAAGACGCTGAGACAGGTGTCCAAGAAGCTAGGAAACGCTTGGGTGCTTTGCTGCATCATCCCTGGCCCAAGGTCAGGAGCATGGTAGTTGATGGTCTCTGGGGTGTgcttgaagaggaggaggaaatcGCACAGAAGTTGAAGGGTATAGACTGGGGCCAAGCCGGGAAACCGCAGATCAAGACTGCAGTTGAAGAACTGAGGTTGGGCTAGTTTTCAGACTGTATCCAAATAAGGCAGCTCAATAATGCTTGAGGAGGTGTAGCAGAGTCGCAGTGGCTGCGCGGCTTGAACTTCGGTTCCTGATCGACCCGCGATTACAAGGCTGAATACCGCTGCAAAAGTCAAGAACCGATATCTACCGAACAAGAGAGTTGGTAGGGGTCAGACTTGTTGAATCGTTGTGACCCAGAGAGGAAGGTGAGTTAACCAACAGCCATCCATTAGCAAGCCTCTAATGAATACCGCCAGTCAAATGATTTGTGAGACCAGGATTGTTGCAAAACTATGCATGGTGCTGCATGGAGCTTGGTGGCTTGAATAGTAGTGCAAAAGCCACGGCACTGTCTTGGTTGACGAATTGCCCAGTCAAGCCAGTGACCGACTCGTCAAAGTTCAGCCGACCTCGGGCTATTGAAACAAGACATTATTGAAATGCGCCATGTTTCTACCGATGTTCTAGAAAAGCCACTAGATGTCTCGGAACGCCCGCGAAGAACGTTCTTGATCATGATCTCACGTAAATAGCAGCCAGTGTGATAGGGTTGAAGTGGTGAAAGGGGATACATTATTAGTTATGTCATTAGCGTCTCGGGACCGAGGAGAACAAGCTGAAGGGCAGCTAATGGGAGTTAAGGCCAATAGCCTGGAGGAATGGGCAGAAACTGTACAGTACATCCATTAAGCTAACTAGGTATGGCTGATTGAATGAAGTTGCTGATGTGTTCTGATACTGAGGAgctttgatgagaaggatcaAGATTAAGGGTACAGACTCAAGCATTGAGCTCGTTGCGCATGTTTGTGAAACCATAACAGAGCTTAACCGATTTCGACATTGTATGGAGGAGAGATTTCCTGTTTCAAGGTCATACAAGCCCGAAGGTGTTACAATATCGCCGTGTTACTGGGCACTCAAACTAGAAGACAGCGGAATCGGGCCGGGAATGGTGGTTTTGGCAGGCCTTTATGACCGATACTTGGTCCAAAACTGCATAGGAACCGTTGCTGCAATATTCAGGGGTAGTTCCATGAGATTAGCCCATTATTTTGACTACTATTTCTGACTTGCTAGCTCAACCTGAAGCTTTGTGGTGGATATCATGTGAATAGACGAGACGAACATGGCGTGTTTGCTCCGCACAGGATTATAGGCGTCGAAGCCAGAGCTGCGCTAGAGAGACGATAGAGGCGAGTGAGATGAGGCCAACGGTCAAAGTTGGGGAGAGATAAGGCTGATGCATGTATATATCGTGAGATGTGGAGTTCTGCAGATAAGGAGAAAGATATGTGGACATTAATCCGTGCGGGTTATTACAATCACCCACAATTTCGTATCTTCACTTTGATGTAAGTGTGCCTACCTGACATCCTTGGAAGACTCAAGATGGCCTTGGCTCTCCGTATTTGATTCTGGGGTTATGAGACAGAGATCCTCGATGCCTGAGGTTTAAGAGCTTGGCTTGCAAAGATAAGGAAACAGCTACAAACCCCCCTTAGACCCAATCTGCCTTCCTTGAATGTGGAAATCAACAAGTCGTGGCAAGCACGGCCTTCGCTACCTAAACTCTAACGCGCACGGTCAAAATGTCAACTCGACTCAAGTCTCGAGATGCTTTTCCTCAATCACGAAATTGCTGGACTTTCACATGAACCTACCACATCATTCCAAGAGTCCCAGTAGGACGGTCTGAACGTGCGTGGGGGGTCATATGCCTCTCTTATCAATTCTGGCAACCACGTTGTCGCGTGATGTGACATGTCCTTCCTTGACGGGCGGCTGGCTGCTCGATTGGACCCTTGTTTCAACGTCTAAACCCGGGGGAAATGCGAGCTTCATATTGGACGGCCTGTTTTTGCCCGCTTTTCAGCATCGGACCGGCAAACTCAAGTCTCCCAAAGATGTCACTATCACATCGGATACGGCAATGCCAATGCAGAAGAACAGCTCATGATCAACTTATCAAGTACTCCCACAACGGAATGGCTGCGGCCAGTCAACGGAAGCCAAACCTGGGCGCCGTGATAAGCGAAATGGAATCGCGTCCAGCCACAACAGCAAGATGGTAACACCTTTCCGCTGCTCCTTTCACGTATCGGGCAGTTCCGTACTAGACACGTGAAATCGCTGTTGGATCCAGACCGAATGACCGATGTTGTTGCATTCTGTCACCATCGAACCCTTGTCAAGCTTAAAGCAATCTCTCGTTCACAAAACAGCGAGCTAGTTAGTAGCCAACCTCAACTGGTGAAAATGGCAGACCTCGGCGGCTCGGCCACGGTTACGGTTATGTTTATCACCCGACTTGGTGACCGACAACGGAACCGCAATCCACTCACCACGAGGAAGCCACAAGGCCGTTAAGGAACCTGCACGGGGTTAAGTTCATTGTGTACTTGACAGCCTGCCTCATGACTAGGTAGTTTGGATTCCTCGAGTTCAGTACTGCCACCAAGCCTGGTGGCTGGAGGCGCGAAAGGGCTGGGAGCCTTGCAATTTGAAACTAAGAACCAAAATCCTGAAGAGGGGACCTTCGACATCAATGATGCTTCACTGCCAATATTACGCAACCACGCCGGCTAGAGGTCAGCCATTAAACTACTTGTCAACGATATCCTCATATTTCGCCATGCTCACCAATATTAGCATGTCACCCCGAAGGAACATGTCTGCTCGTTGGCAAGAGCTTGATGCCCTCCTTGGCGTCTATGTTTCGTGTGCTACCATAATATGGCTCGGCCATTCATTTCAGTAGCACCCAGCGACTTGGTGGAAGCCACCTGAGGTGCTATGCGAAGTCGATATTCTGCTGCGCAATCAATTTTTGATttctcttattattattattagcttccGGCTGTTGGTGTTAACACGGTACAGCATCGTTGGCTGCTGGGCCGCCTAAGCCATTTATTCACTAGGCTGTCATTTTCCCTCCTTCTCTGTCTTGGCTTGACTGCCCAACCCCAATCGTTGTCTCAATGCGGATGCCAAGACTCGACGTCCTTGATGCCATAGACTCGGCACCCGTGGTTATTGTTGGTCTTGTCTGCAGACTCGATTGCACCTCAGAGATTGATCATCAGATTCGGAAAGTTTTCATATTATCATACTCACATAATCAACATCTTGAGTAGCCATCGAGCCAGCTGTCGAAGGTCCAAAATGGTTGAACCCCAAGCACGCTAGCTGAAAGATCCTGCATCAGGACCCTAAAATGCTCATCGGTCCAGCCCCAGCACTAGTGGAGCAAAAGCCAAAGACGACCAGTGCTTTGGATGCTTGATTACCCCCCCTGTCTCGTTATGTCTGTCTGGCCCATTTCGATTTTGGAACTCCACATGGTTGTGGCCAACGACCCTCCCTCCAAGGACGCACAGGGTCGCTGATGACGGACCATGGGCTTGGGGGCGATAGGCTCGTGTGAGTGTACGCTGCGCAATCGCAAGACTCGCCCATCAACGCTACAGGAACTGACTGTGCCTTCCGGATGGCCAACCGGGATAAGTCGATTCGCCCACATTCGCTCGCCTCCGCAATATCTTGAGACCAGCCGCACCTTGTCTGCCTCCACTCTTCCTCTTATCTTGACCTGCTGCTTTCTCATTTACGCTGCTGTCTTAATACTACCTTCAGGTCTCTTCCCTACCTGGCCGCGGTCTGCTGGTTCATCCTTCGACCAACTGCGACGAAATCCGCCAATGCATCCTGGACCTGCATCACCCACGATATTTCGCAGTTACCTTGGTTCTGGATTGGTCTCTCCACGACTGCATATTTGAATAATAGCTACAAGCTTGATCGATAGTTGTTCAAAAGGCGTCGCTCTTGTTTTTTTACCGACTATCACGATTATAGTCGATATATCAAGCTGATACCGGTTTCCACGAAGCGACGAGTCTACGATTTTCATGCATTCTTCTCCCGTTGAATCGATAATACTACCACTCGAGTGCCACCGTTGGCGGCCTTATGTTGAGGTAAATCACCAAAACACTTCAAGGTCGACTCCTGGCACCCTACCACGACATATTCGACCACCCACCACGACCATATCGATACGCCCGGCCAAGCTCTAACCTTCGTCGTTTAATCACTACCTCGCTCGTCGAGCCCTCTGCGGAGGACGACGGGCGCGGACAGGGGACGCAAGAATGGCTCTCTATTCAGAACCTCCAACTCTTCGCGAATTCAAATTCGATAAACCGACCCTCCTTGTTTGCTGGTGGGCCACATCATTCTGTAccctcatcattcttctgCGGCTTGCAGGCCGCTTTATCCGTACCGAGCGGCTGTTCACTGAAGATCGTGTTGCGGCCCTAGCTTTGATCCCTCTGTATGCTCGCATGGCATGCGTTCAttttattcttatatatggAACCAACAATGCTCAAttcgatggtgttgagcttaCTGATCTTCAATTACGTCAAAAAGCCATCGGTAGCGGCCTTGTGCTCGCCAGTCGGATTTTCTACGCTGCAACGTATGTACCGCTCTCATTTGGAAGTTGCTCATCGTCCGCATTCTTTCAAAAGGCAATGCGAATATAGAACTTGATGCTGACTAGTCATAGCCTTTGGGTACTTAAGTTTGCAGTTCTCGAGTTCCTTCACCGATTGACTCGAGCGACGTGGGAACGATCATGGCAGACGTCTTTATACATCATTCGAATAATCCTCGTTGCTACTTTCATCGCGGTTGTCATCAGTGATTTCGTCGAATGCCGCCCTTACAGTCACTATTGGCAGGTTGTGCCCGATCCTGGTGGCCAATGCCGTCAAGGATACGTGCAGCTTCTCACGATGGCAGTCTGCAACGTGGTCACTGACTTATTGCTCGTCATTTTCCCAATTCCGATCATTGTGACAAGCGGAATGACAATCAAGAGGAAGATACAGCTTGtgcttctcttctccctcagTCTATCTGTGGTTGGGGTCACTCTTTATCGGGTACCTCATATCATTGATGATCACGGTCGTCAGCAGTATCGATCGCTTTTGGCGTCGGTTGAACTTCTTTTTGCCACGGCTGCGGCAAACTCACTCGTTCTGGGATCTTTCGTGCGTGATCGCGGcctgaagaagcaaaagttcCGCCGTTCATCGGTGGCCGAGTCCCTCGATCCTTCACTCAACCTTCGCCGCCCGACTTTGCACCGACATTGGGGAAGCGATGAAGACCTTGTACGGGACGTTGGTATGACGGTTGACCCAGAGCTTCAGGATCAGCCTGATAACTCGAGCGAGAACGGTGCTCTGCAATACACCCCGGCCCCTCTTCTTCGCAAACTGGATCAAGACCTCGAGCGCTGGCAATTTCCTCAGAGACAACGCAGCAATGCAGAGCACAGCGATGATTCCCTGATACAACACGACCCTCTCTCTCAGTCGAAAAGTGAGAACGGCATAGCACCAAGGAGAGTGTCTTTTTTCGACGTTGGTGGTCTGCTTGATGTGCCCCCCGAGAGTTCTGGGAGCCTTCGAGCAAACAGCCGTGCGTCATCTAAGGAAGAA contains:
- a CDS encoding hypothetical protein (EggNog:ENOG41~CAZy:GH76) gives rise to the protein MHIPWADLFTGTTFVTSVKPSTQARDVTTYTEKAVTAIQVLNEEFYNSATGVWDNAWWSSANIITTLSDFSTLRLEEANKLNIGGVLATTYENAQKTTVHTMKTMTNGLVASSYCIDSSSGCMMKRGFLGKRGFDDFLNEFYDDEGWWALAWIRASDATGNDQYLEAAVDIFNDMQTGTNTPCGGGIRWKKEGEDGSGYVNAIANELYLATAASLARRVSKNSTYLDIAKKQWNWFSDSGMINEKGLINDGLNGECKNNGLQTWSYNQGVILGALVELSLATGDDAYTDKAHKIAYAAIKELTNKDGILIESDGCETKEGHCGADGQQFKGIFVRNLRYLHTVSPKPLYRRFITKNAISIWKKSRSKDNKLGVSWAGPYIDATGPSHSSALDAIVAAIAVSNL
- a CDS encoding hypothetical protein (EggNog:ENOG41~BUSCO:EOG09260APA); this translates as MDAPEADFDIKLQKISADLLGDFDRSLPNFLWKPDGHGGTRVRSRVRAKEIFRLTNTLLDPFQELPQLLDPYLPKWIPLLAEAFLKHLQTRYRGKILSSRSKLLVSVEFAICKIIYTFCKIRGEKVIVRFLNVEAKYLELLLSAIEESEQTSLDDVTLGKWSWEERYVVLLWLSHLLLAPFDLSTISSVDLQDVTVPEIPGLVWPENLPAITVRVIPLAIKYLGTPGKERDAAKALLVRMSIRRDMQQLGVLKSLINWSLASLRLKKDQTLQKTYFYLGVLSFLAGVLRASSDTSDMNPYLSTIFYAIHEISTGENALSKAIVSLALARKMILKVIRSVVVLRLRQTPQDMTSTELTETAIGYLLESVSDNDTPVRFAASKSLSIITLKLDPDMASQVVEAVLESLNRNVLWTKPAGGKPVRDLSAVNNLEWHGLMLTLSHLLYRRSPPTEQLSDIIHALLLGLSFEQRSMSGGSVGTNVRDAACFGIWALARRYASSELLAIPTHSVFAAKAHPATSSILQVLATELVVTASLDPAGNIRRGASAALQELVGRHPDTVEQGIWVVQTVDYHAVARRSRAIEEVAVNATRLASQYGEAIIDTLLGWRGIGDLDAASRRVSGAAFGVLTYELSDTKSGDSLARFKSIIQLLTDRLKTLQPRQVEERHGLLLCFASVLNKFPALFSPSAEKNNLVLIDEILSTVSGTLENLQSTAYRKPELLAEAASRLVVSALPVLQVSVLGADSQQSLCPGQELLHPGNVSGYLGLVFALDSCDQDRSAMAARLISALRAIIPTWLNRSEQETIEPTAAASLVLLILSKPIDREALLSGWAETVQRRPTSRTSVHGTGYFSALTVAQPLVSSPEDVACQAILERWAWDSEVETRVAILQSLAQSNVLHNKPLTFLQLIAEGLNDYTTNARGDVGSHVRVHALRAVKTLWHQLDDTIVQGEWEEASVQALFFSVLRLAAEKLDRVRPEAQAAVALVLENGHAKHFRELAFSSRAYFENLLKLQAGGCLRPLLGDMAKGNTEKWITELMSGFVGSADTGNEDLVIASRAALCDFCEASHENLDLICHAMLQNLKSRQGQDRVIVPTLEIIAFLFQMHLFQKSSVNLRSLCLQTQKASYKTGNVRKLEACTKVYCGIASMAGQEDAETGVQEARKRLGALLHHPWPKVRSMVVDGLWGVLEEEEEIAQKLKGIDWGQAGKPQIKTAVEELRLG